The following proteins are co-located in the Mus caroli chromosome 7, CAROLI_EIJ_v1.1, whole genome shotgun sequence genome:
- the Dyrk1b gene encoding dual specificity tyrosine-phosphorylation-regulated kinase 1B isoform X6 — MAVPPGHGPFSGFPGPQEHTQVLPDVRLLPRRLPLAFRDAASAPLRKLSVDLIKTYKHINEVYYAKKKRRAQQAPPQDSSTKKEKKVLNHGYDDDNHDYIVRSGERWLERYEIDSLIGKGSFGQVVKAYDHQTQELVAIKIIKNKKAFLNQAQIELRLLELMNQHDTEMKYYIVHLKRHFMFRNHLCLVFELLSYNLYDLLRNTHFRGVSLNLTRKLAQQLCTALLFLATPELSIIHCDLKPENILLCNPKRSAIKIVDFGSSCQLGQRIYQYIQSRFYRSPEVLLGTPYDLAIDMWSLGCILVEMHTGEPLFSGSNEVDQMSRIVEVLGIPPAPMLEQAPKARKYFERLPGGGWTLRRTKELRKDLVLRMLEYEPAARISPLGALQHGFFRRTADEATNTGPAGSSASTSPAPLDTCPSSSTASSISSSGGSSGSSNDNRAYRYSNRYCGGPGPPITDCEMNSPQVLPSQPLRPWAGGDVPHKTHQAPTSASTLPGTGAQLPPLPRCLGRPPSPTSPPPPELMDVSLVGSPPDCSPPPPAPAPQHPAASALRTRMTGGRPPLPPPDDPATLGPRLGLHGVPQSTAASS; from the exons ATGGCCGTCCCACCAGGCCATggtcctttctctggctttcCGGGGccccaggaacacacacag GTACTGCCTGATGTGCGGCTCCTGCCCCGGAGACTGCCCCTGGCCTTCCGGGATGCGGCCTCAGCCCCGCTGCGCAAGCTCTCAGTGGACCTCATCAAGACCTACAAGCACATCAATGAG GTATACTATGCGAAGAAGAAGCGGCGGGCCCAACAGGCGCCACCCCAGGACTCGAGCaccaaaaaggagaagaaggtCCTGAACCACGGTTATGACGACGACAACCACGACTACATTGTGCGCAGTGGCGAGCGCTGGCTAGAGCGCTATGAGATTGACTCTCTTATTGGCAAAGGCTCCTTTGGCCAG GTGGTGAAAGCCTATGATCACCAGACTCAGGAGCTGGTGGCCATCAAGATCATCAAGAACAAAAAGGCCTTCCTGAACCAGGCACAGATTGAGCTACGGCTGTTGGAGCTGATGAACCAGCATGATACAGAGATGAAGTACTACATAG TTCACCTTAAGCGGCACTTCATGTTCCGGAATCACCTGTGCCTGGTGTTTGAGCTGCTGTCCTACAACCTGTATGACCTCCTCCGCAACACACACTTTCGaggtgtctcactgaacctgacgAGGAAGCTGGCACAGCAGCTCTGCACAGCTCTGCTCTTTCTGGCCACCCCCGAGCTCAGCATCATCCACTGCGACCTCAAGCCTGAGAACATCCTGCTCTGCAACCCCAAGCGCAGTGCCATCAAGATCGTAGACTTCGGCAGCTCCTGCCAGCTTGGCCAGCGG ATCTACCAGTATATCCAGAGCCGCTTCTACCGCTCACCCGAGGTGCTCCTGGGTACACCCTATGACCTGGCCATCGACATGTGGTCCCTGGGCTGCATCCTCGTGGAGATGCACACCGGAGAGCCCCTCTTCAGTGGCTCTAATGAG GTGGACCAGATGAGCCGTATTGTGGAGGTGCTGGGCATCCCTCCCGCACCCATGCTGGAACAGGCGCCCAAGGCTCGCAAGTACTTTGAGCGGCTGCCTGGGGGTGGCTGGACCCTACGAAGGACAAAGGAACTCAGGAAG GACCTGGTGCTGCGCATGCTGGAATATGAGCCCGCCGCCCGCATCAGCCCTCTGGGCGCTCTGCAGCATGGCTTCTTCCGCCGCACGGCCGACGAGGCCACCAACACGGGCCCGGCAGGCAGCAGTGCCTCCACCTCGCCGGCGCCCCTTGACACCTGCCCCTCCTCTAGCACCGCCAGCTCCATCTCCAGCTCTG GAGGTTCCAGTGGCTCCTCCAACGACAACAGGGCCTACCGATACAGCAACCGATATTGTGGGGGCCCAGGGCCCCCCATCACTGACTGTGAGATGAACAGCCCCCAG GTCCTACCCTCCCAGCCTCTGCGCCCCTGGGCAGGGGGTGATGTGCCCCACAAGACACATCAagcccctacctctgcctcaacATTGCCGGGGACTGGGGCTCAGTTACCCCCACTGCCCCGTTGCCTTGGACGACCCCCATcaccaacatcaccaccacccccagagtTGATGGATGTGAGCCTGGTGGGCAGCCCTCCAGACTGCTCTCCACCTCCTCCAGCACCTGCCCCCCAGCACCCGGCTGCCTCAGCCCTCCGGACTCGGATGACAGGAGGTCGACCACCTCTCCCACCCCCTGACGACCCTGCCACTCTGGGGCCTCGCCTGGGTCTCCATGGTGTACCCCAGAGCACAGCAGCCAGCTCATGA
- the Dyrk1b gene encoding dual specificity tyrosine-phosphorylation-regulated kinase 1B isoform X3 has protein sequence MLAARPPHWGPHRAPAPRGPSASPDPGLSGGGSRGAGCEKAPPGRAPAPGLTPLRPSEPTMAVPPGHGPFSGFPGPQEHTQVLPDVRLLPRRLPLAFRDAASAPLRKLSVDLIKTYKHINEVYYAKKKRRAQQAPPQDSSTKKEKKVLNHGYDDDNHDYIVRSGERWLERYEIDSLIGKGSFGQVVKAYDHQTQELVAIKIIKNKKAFLNQAQIELRLLELMNQHDTEMKYYIVHLKRHFMFRNHLCLVFELLSYNLYDLLRNTHFRGVSLNLTRKLAQQLCTALLFLATPELSIIHCDLKPENILLCNPKRSAIKIVDFGSSCQLGQRIYQYIQSRFYRSPEVLLGTPYDLAIDMWSLGCILVEMHTGEPLFSGSNEVDQMSRIVEVLGIPPAPMLEQAPKARKYFERLPGGGWTLRRTKELRKDLVLRMLEYEPAARISPLGALQHGFFRRTADEATNTGPAGSSASTSPAPLDTCPSSSTASSISSSGGSSGSSNDNRAYRYSNRYCGGPGPPITDCEMNSPQVLPSQPLRPWAGGDVPHKTHQAPTSASTLPGTGAQLPPLPRCLGRPPSPTSPPPPELMDVSLVGSPPDCSPPPPAPAPQHPAASALRTRMTGGRPPLPPPDDPATLGPRLGLHGVPQSTAASS, from the exons ATGCTGGCCGCTCGCCCACCGCACTGGGGTCCCCATCGCGCTCCAGCCCCCCGTGGGCCCAGCGCCAGCCCTGACCCGG GTCTCAGCGGCGGTGGCAGCCGAGGTGCAGGATGCGAGAAGGCGCCCCCCGGCCGGGCTCCCGCTCCAGGCCTCACACCCCTGCGGCCCTCTGAGCCCACCATGGCCGTCCCACCAGGCCATggtcctttctctggctttcCGGGGccccaggaacacacacag GTACTGCCTGATGTGCGGCTCCTGCCCCGGAGACTGCCCCTGGCCTTCCGGGATGCGGCCTCAGCCCCGCTGCGCAAGCTCTCAGTGGACCTCATCAAGACCTACAAGCACATCAATGAG GTATACTATGCGAAGAAGAAGCGGCGGGCCCAACAGGCGCCACCCCAGGACTCGAGCaccaaaaaggagaagaaggtCCTGAACCACGGTTATGACGACGACAACCACGACTACATTGTGCGCAGTGGCGAGCGCTGGCTAGAGCGCTATGAGATTGACTCTCTTATTGGCAAAGGCTCCTTTGGCCAG GTGGTGAAAGCCTATGATCACCAGACTCAGGAGCTGGTGGCCATCAAGATCATCAAGAACAAAAAGGCCTTCCTGAACCAGGCACAGATTGAGCTACGGCTGTTGGAGCTGATGAACCAGCATGATACAGAGATGAAGTACTACATAG TTCACCTTAAGCGGCACTTCATGTTCCGGAATCACCTGTGCCTGGTGTTTGAGCTGCTGTCCTACAACCTGTATGACCTCCTCCGCAACACACACTTTCGaggtgtctcactgaacctgacgAGGAAGCTGGCACAGCAGCTCTGCACAGCTCTGCTCTTTCTGGCCACCCCCGAGCTCAGCATCATCCACTGCGACCTCAAGCCTGAGAACATCCTGCTCTGCAACCCCAAGCGCAGTGCCATCAAGATCGTAGACTTCGGCAGCTCCTGCCAGCTTGGCCAGCGG ATCTACCAGTATATCCAGAGCCGCTTCTACCGCTCACCCGAGGTGCTCCTGGGTACACCCTATGACCTGGCCATCGACATGTGGTCCCTGGGCTGCATCCTCGTGGAGATGCACACCGGAGAGCCCCTCTTCAGTGGCTCTAATGAG GTGGACCAGATGAGCCGTATTGTGGAGGTGCTGGGCATCCCTCCCGCACCCATGCTGGAACAGGCGCCCAAGGCTCGCAAGTACTTTGAGCGGCTGCCTGGGGGTGGCTGGACCCTACGAAGGACAAAGGAACTCAGGAAG GACCTGGTGCTGCGCATGCTGGAATATGAGCCCGCCGCCCGCATCAGCCCTCTGGGCGCTCTGCAGCATGGCTTCTTCCGCCGCACGGCCGACGAGGCCACCAACACGGGCCCGGCAGGCAGCAGTGCCTCCACCTCGCCGGCGCCCCTTGACACCTGCCCCTCCTCTAGCACCGCCAGCTCCATCTCCAGCTCTG GAGGTTCCAGTGGCTCCTCCAACGACAACAGGGCCTACCGATACAGCAACCGATATTGTGGGGGCCCAGGGCCCCCCATCACTGACTGTGAGATGAACAGCCCCCAG GTCCTACCCTCCCAGCCTCTGCGCCCCTGGGCAGGGGGTGATGTGCCCCACAAGACACATCAagcccctacctctgcctcaacATTGCCGGGGACTGGGGCTCAGTTACCCCCACTGCCCCGTTGCCTTGGACGACCCCCATcaccaacatcaccaccacccccagagtTGATGGATGTGAGCCTGGTGGGCAGCCCTCCAGACTGCTCTCCACCTCCTCCAGCACCTGCCCCCCAGCACCCGGCTGCCTCAGCCCTCCGGACTCGGATGACAGGAGGTCGACCACCTCTCCCACCCCCTGACGACCCTGCCACTCTGGGGCCTCGCCTGGGTCTCCATGGTGTACCCCAGAGCACAGCAGCCAGCTCATGA
- the Dyrk1b gene encoding dual specificity tyrosine-phosphorylation-regulated kinase 1B isoform X5 produces the protein MAVPPGHGPFSGFPGPQEHTQVLPDVRLLPRRLPLAFRDAASAPLRKLSVDLIKTYKHINEVYYAKKKRRAQQAPPQDSSTKKEKKVLNHGYDDDNHDYIVRSGERWLERYEIDSLIGKGSFGQVVKAYDHQTQELVAIKIIKNKKAFLNQAQIELRLLELMNQHDTEMKYYIVHLKRHFMFRNHLCLVFELLSYNLYDLLRNTHFRGVSLNLTRKLAQQLCTALLFLATPELSIIHCDLKPENILLCNPKRSAIKIVDFGSSCQLGQRIYQYIQSRFYRSPEVLLGTPYDLAIDMWSLGCILVEMHTGEPLFSGSNEVDQMSRIVEVLGIPPAPMLEQAPKARKYFERLPGGGWTLRRTKELRKDYQGPGTRRLQEDLVLRMLEYEPAARISPLGALQHGFFRRTADEATNTGPAGSSASTSPAPLDTCPSSSTASSISSSGGSSGSSNDNRAYRYSNRYCGGPGPPITDCEMNSPQVLPSQPLRPWAGGDVPHKTHQAPTSASTLPGTGAQLPPLPRCLGRPPSPTSPPPPELMDVSLVGSPPDCSPPPPAPAPQHPAASALRTRMTGGRPPLPPPDDPATLGPRLGLHGVPQSTAASS, from the exons ATGGCCGTCCCACCAGGCCATggtcctttctctggctttcCGGGGccccaggaacacacacag GTACTGCCTGATGTGCGGCTCCTGCCCCGGAGACTGCCCCTGGCCTTCCGGGATGCGGCCTCAGCCCCGCTGCGCAAGCTCTCAGTGGACCTCATCAAGACCTACAAGCACATCAATGAG GTATACTATGCGAAGAAGAAGCGGCGGGCCCAACAGGCGCCACCCCAGGACTCGAGCaccaaaaaggagaagaaggtCCTGAACCACGGTTATGACGACGACAACCACGACTACATTGTGCGCAGTGGCGAGCGCTGGCTAGAGCGCTATGAGATTGACTCTCTTATTGGCAAAGGCTCCTTTGGCCAG GTGGTGAAAGCCTATGATCACCAGACTCAGGAGCTGGTGGCCATCAAGATCATCAAGAACAAAAAGGCCTTCCTGAACCAGGCACAGATTGAGCTACGGCTGTTGGAGCTGATGAACCAGCATGATACAGAGATGAAGTACTACATAG TTCACCTTAAGCGGCACTTCATGTTCCGGAATCACCTGTGCCTGGTGTTTGAGCTGCTGTCCTACAACCTGTATGACCTCCTCCGCAACACACACTTTCGaggtgtctcactgaacctgacgAGGAAGCTGGCACAGCAGCTCTGCACAGCTCTGCTCTTTCTGGCCACCCCCGAGCTCAGCATCATCCACTGCGACCTCAAGCCTGAGAACATCCTGCTCTGCAACCCCAAGCGCAGTGCCATCAAGATCGTAGACTTCGGCAGCTCCTGCCAGCTTGGCCAGCGG ATCTACCAGTATATCCAGAGCCGCTTCTACCGCTCACCCGAGGTGCTCCTGGGTACACCCTATGACCTGGCCATCGACATGTGGTCCCTGGGCTGCATCCTCGTGGAGATGCACACCGGAGAGCCCCTCTTCAGTGGCTCTAATGAG GTGGACCAGATGAGCCGTATTGTGGAGGTGCTGGGCATCCCTCCCGCACCCATGCTGGAACAGGCGCCCAAGGCTCGCAAGTACTTTGAGCGGCTGCCTGGGGGTGGCTGGACCCTACGAAGGACAAAGGAACTCAGGAAG GATTACCAGGGCCCTGGGACACGGCGGCTGCAGGAG GACCTGGTGCTGCGCATGCTGGAATATGAGCCCGCCGCCCGCATCAGCCCTCTGGGCGCTCTGCAGCATGGCTTCTTCCGCCGCACGGCCGACGAGGCCACCAACACGGGCCCGGCAGGCAGCAGTGCCTCCACCTCGCCGGCGCCCCTTGACACCTGCCCCTCCTCTAGCACCGCCAGCTCCATCTCCAGCTCTG GAGGTTCCAGTGGCTCCTCCAACGACAACAGGGCCTACCGATACAGCAACCGATATTGTGGGGGCCCAGGGCCCCCCATCACTGACTGTGAGATGAACAGCCCCCAG GTCCTACCCTCCCAGCCTCTGCGCCCCTGGGCAGGGGGTGATGTGCCCCACAAGACACATCAagcccctacctctgcctcaacATTGCCGGGGACTGGGGCTCAGTTACCCCCACTGCCCCGTTGCCTTGGACGACCCCCATcaccaacatcaccaccacccccagagtTGATGGATGTGAGCCTGGTGGGCAGCCCTCCAGACTGCTCTCCACCTCCTCCAGCACCTGCCCCCCAGCACCCGGCTGCCTCAGCCCTCCGGACTCGGATGACAGGAGGTCGACCACCTCTCCCACCCCCTGACGACCCTGCCACTCTGGGGCCTCGCCTGGGTCTCCATGGTGTACCCCAGAGCACAGCAGCCAGCTCATGA
- the Dyrk1b gene encoding dual specificity tyrosine-phosphorylation-regulated kinase 1B isoform X1 has translation MLAARPPHWGPHRAPAPRGPSASPDPGLSGGGSRGAGCEKAPPGRAPAPGLTPLRPSEPTMAVPPGHGPFSGFPGPQEHTQVLPDVRLLPRRLPLAFRDAASAPLRKLSVDLIKTYKHINEVYYAKKKRRAQQAPPQDSSTKKEKKVLNHGYDDDNHDYIVRSGERWLERYEIDSLIGKGSFGQVVKAYDHQTQELVAIKIIKNKKAFLNQAQIELRLLELMNQHDTEMKYYIVHLKRHFMFRNHLCLVFELLSYNLYDLLRNTHFRGVSLNLTRKLAQQLCTALLFLATPELSIIHCDLKPENILLCNPKRSAIKIVDFGSSCQLGQRIYQYIQSRFYRSPEVLLGTPYDLAIDMWSLGCILVEMHTGEPLFSGSNEVDQMSRIVEVLGIPPAPMLEQAPKARKYFERLPGGGWTLRRTKELRKDYQGPGTRRLQEVLGVQTGGPGGRRAGEPGHSPADYLRFQDLVLRMLEYEPAARISPLGALQHGFFRRTADEATNTGPAGSSASTSPAPLDTCPSSSTASSISSSGGSSGSSNDNRAYRYSNRYCGGPGPPITDCEMNSPQVLPSQPLRPWAGGDVPHKTHQAPTSASTLPGTGAQLPPLPRCLGRPPSPTSPPPPELMDVSLVGSPPDCSPPPPAPAPQHPAASALRTRMTGGRPPLPPPDDPATLGPRLGLHGVPQSTAASS, from the exons ATGCTGGCCGCTCGCCCACCGCACTGGGGTCCCCATCGCGCTCCAGCCCCCCGTGGGCCCAGCGCCAGCCCTGACCCGG GTCTCAGCGGCGGTGGCAGCCGAGGTGCAGGATGCGAGAAGGCGCCCCCCGGCCGGGCTCCCGCTCCAGGCCTCACACCCCTGCGGCCCTCTGAGCCCACCATGGCCGTCCCACCAGGCCATggtcctttctctggctttcCGGGGccccaggaacacacacag GTACTGCCTGATGTGCGGCTCCTGCCCCGGAGACTGCCCCTGGCCTTCCGGGATGCGGCCTCAGCCCCGCTGCGCAAGCTCTCAGTGGACCTCATCAAGACCTACAAGCACATCAATGAG GTATACTATGCGAAGAAGAAGCGGCGGGCCCAACAGGCGCCACCCCAGGACTCGAGCaccaaaaaggagaagaaggtCCTGAACCACGGTTATGACGACGACAACCACGACTACATTGTGCGCAGTGGCGAGCGCTGGCTAGAGCGCTATGAGATTGACTCTCTTATTGGCAAAGGCTCCTTTGGCCAG GTGGTGAAAGCCTATGATCACCAGACTCAGGAGCTGGTGGCCATCAAGATCATCAAGAACAAAAAGGCCTTCCTGAACCAGGCACAGATTGAGCTACGGCTGTTGGAGCTGATGAACCAGCATGATACAGAGATGAAGTACTACATAG TTCACCTTAAGCGGCACTTCATGTTCCGGAATCACCTGTGCCTGGTGTTTGAGCTGCTGTCCTACAACCTGTATGACCTCCTCCGCAACACACACTTTCGaggtgtctcactgaacctgacgAGGAAGCTGGCACAGCAGCTCTGCACAGCTCTGCTCTTTCTGGCCACCCCCGAGCTCAGCATCATCCACTGCGACCTCAAGCCTGAGAACATCCTGCTCTGCAACCCCAAGCGCAGTGCCATCAAGATCGTAGACTTCGGCAGCTCCTGCCAGCTTGGCCAGCGG ATCTACCAGTATATCCAGAGCCGCTTCTACCGCTCACCCGAGGTGCTCCTGGGTACACCCTATGACCTGGCCATCGACATGTGGTCCCTGGGCTGCATCCTCGTGGAGATGCACACCGGAGAGCCCCTCTTCAGTGGCTCTAATGAG GTGGACCAGATGAGCCGTATTGTGGAGGTGCTGGGCATCCCTCCCGCACCCATGCTGGAACAGGCGCCCAAGGCTCGCAAGTACTTTGAGCGGCTGCCTGGGGGTGGCTGGACCCTACGAAGGACAAAGGAACTCAGGAAG GATTACCAGGGCCCTGGGACACGGCGGCTGCAGGAGGTGCTGGGCGTGCAGACGGGCGGGCCCGGGGGCCGGCGGGCGGGGGAGCCGGGCCACAGCCCCGCCGACTACCTCCGCTTCCAGGACCTGGTGCTGCGCATGCTGGAATATGAGCCCGCCGCCCGCATCAGCCCTCTGGGCGCTCTGCAGCATGGCTTCTTCCGCCGCACGGCCGACGAGGCCACCAACACGGGCCCGGCAGGCAGCAGTGCCTCCACCTCGCCGGCGCCCCTTGACACCTGCCCCTCCTCTAGCACCGCCAGCTCCATCTCCAGCTCTG GAGGTTCCAGTGGCTCCTCCAACGACAACAGGGCCTACCGATACAGCAACCGATATTGTGGGGGCCCAGGGCCCCCCATCACTGACTGTGAGATGAACAGCCCCCAG GTCCTACCCTCCCAGCCTCTGCGCCCCTGGGCAGGGGGTGATGTGCCCCACAAGACACATCAagcccctacctctgcctcaacATTGCCGGGGACTGGGGCTCAGTTACCCCCACTGCCCCGTTGCCTTGGACGACCCCCATcaccaacatcaccaccacccccagagtTGATGGATGTGAGCCTGGTGGGCAGCCCTCCAGACTGCTCTCCACCTCCTCCAGCACCTGCCCCCCAGCACCCGGCTGCCTCAGCCCTCCGGACTCGGATGACAGGAGGTCGACCACCTCTCCCACCCCCTGACGACCCTGCCACTCTGGGGCCTCGCCTGGGTCTCCATGGTGTACCCCAGAGCACAGCAGCCAGCTCATGA
- the Dyrk1b gene encoding dual specificity tyrosine-phosphorylation-regulated kinase 1B isoform X2, which produces MLAARPPHWGPHRAPAPRGPSASPDPGLSGGGSRGAGCEKAPPGRAPAPGLTPLRPSEPTMAVPPGHGPFSGFPGPQEHTQVLPDVRLLPRRLPLAFRDAASAPLRKLSVDLIKTYKHINEVYYAKKKRRAQQAPPQDSSTKKEKKVLNHGYDDDNHDYIVRSGERWLERYEIDSLIGKGSFGQVVKAYDHQTQELVAIKIIKNKKAFLNQAQIELRLLELMNQHDTEMKYYIVHLKRHFMFRNHLCLVFELLSYNLYDLLRNTHFRGVSLNLTRKLAQQLCTALLFLATPELSIIHCDLKPENILLCNPKRSAIKIVDFGSSCQLGQRIYQYIQSRFYRSPEVLLGTPYDLAIDMWSLGCILVEMHTGEPLFSGSNEVDQMSRIVEVLGIPPAPMLEQAPKARKYFERLPGGGWTLRRTKELRKDYQGPGTRRLQEDLVLRMLEYEPAARISPLGALQHGFFRRTADEATNTGPAGSSASTSPAPLDTCPSSSTASSISSSGGSSGSSNDNRAYRYSNRYCGGPGPPITDCEMNSPQVLPSQPLRPWAGGDVPHKTHQAPTSASTLPGTGAQLPPLPRCLGRPPSPTSPPPPELMDVSLVGSPPDCSPPPPAPAPQHPAASALRTRMTGGRPPLPPPDDPATLGPRLGLHGVPQSTAASS; this is translated from the exons ATGCTGGCCGCTCGCCCACCGCACTGGGGTCCCCATCGCGCTCCAGCCCCCCGTGGGCCCAGCGCCAGCCCTGACCCGG GTCTCAGCGGCGGTGGCAGCCGAGGTGCAGGATGCGAGAAGGCGCCCCCCGGCCGGGCTCCCGCTCCAGGCCTCACACCCCTGCGGCCCTCTGAGCCCACCATGGCCGTCCCACCAGGCCATggtcctttctctggctttcCGGGGccccaggaacacacacag GTACTGCCTGATGTGCGGCTCCTGCCCCGGAGACTGCCCCTGGCCTTCCGGGATGCGGCCTCAGCCCCGCTGCGCAAGCTCTCAGTGGACCTCATCAAGACCTACAAGCACATCAATGAG GTATACTATGCGAAGAAGAAGCGGCGGGCCCAACAGGCGCCACCCCAGGACTCGAGCaccaaaaaggagaagaaggtCCTGAACCACGGTTATGACGACGACAACCACGACTACATTGTGCGCAGTGGCGAGCGCTGGCTAGAGCGCTATGAGATTGACTCTCTTATTGGCAAAGGCTCCTTTGGCCAG GTGGTGAAAGCCTATGATCACCAGACTCAGGAGCTGGTGGCCATCAAGATCATCAAGAACAAAAAGGCCTTCCTGAACCAGGCACAGATTGAGCTACGGCTGTTGGAGCTGATGAACCAGCATGATACAGAGATGAAGTACTACATAG TTCACCTTAAGCGGCACTTCATGTTCCGGAATCACCTGTGCCTGGTGTTTGAGCTGCTGTCCTACAACCTGTATGACCTCCTCCGCAACACACACTTTCGaggtgtctcactgaacctgacgAGGAAGCTGGCACAGCAGCTCTGCACAGCTCTGCTCTTTCTGGCCACCCCCGAGCTCAGCATCATCCACTGCGACCTCAAGCCTGAGAACATCCTGCTCTGCAACCCCAAGCGCAGTGCCATCAAGATCGTAGACTTCGGCAGCTCCTGCCAGCTTGGCCAGCGG ATCTACCAGTATATCCAGAGCCGCTTCTACCGCTCACCCGAGGTGCTCCTGGGTACACCCTATGACCTGGCCATCGACATGTGGTCCCTGGGCTGCATCCTCGTGGAGATGCACACCGGAGAGCCCCTCTTCAGTGGCTCTAATGAG GTGGACCAGATGAGCCGTATTGTGGAGGTGCTGGGCATCCCTCCCGCACCCATGCTGGAACAGGCGCCCAAGGCTCGCAAGTACTTTGAGCGGCTGCCTGGGGGTGGCTGGACCCTACGAAGGACAAAGGAACTCAGGAAG GATTACCAGGGCCCTGGGACACGGCGGCTGCAGGAG GACCTGGTGCTGCGCATGCTGGAATATGAGCCCGCCGCCCGCATCAGCCCTCTGGGCGCTCTGCAGCATGGCTTCTTCCGCCGCACGGCCGACGAGGCCACCAACACGGGCCCGGCAGGCAGCAGTGCCTCCACCTCGCCGGCGCCCCTTGACACCTGCCCCTCCTCTAGCACCGCCAGCTCCATCTCCAGCTCTG GAGGTTCCAGTGGCTCCTCCAACGACAACAGGGCCTACCGATACAGCAACCGATATTGTGGGGGCCCAGGGCCCCCCATCACTGACTGTGAGATGAACAGCCCCCAG GTCCTACCCTCCCAGCCTCTGCGCCCCTGGGCAGGGGGTGATGTGCCCCACAAGACACATCAagcccctacctctgcctcaacATTGCCGGGGACTGGGGCTCAGTTACCCCCACTGCCCCGTTGCCTTGGACGACCCCCATcaccaacatcaccaccacccccagagtTGATGGATGTGAGCCTGGTGGGCAGCCCTCCAGACTGCTCTCCACCTCCTCCAGCACCTGCCCCCCAGCACCCGGCTGCCTCAGCCCTCCGGACTCGGATGACAGGAGGTCGACCACCTCTCCCACCCCCTGACGACCCTGCCACTCTGGGGCCTCGCCTGGGTCTCCATGGTGTACCCCAGAGCACAGCAGCCAGCTCATGA